One segment of Pan paniscus chromosome 20, NHGRI_mPanPan1-v2.0_pri, whole genome shotgun sequence DNA contains the following:
- the FCAR gene encoding immunoglobulin alpha Fc receptor isoform X2 encodes MDPKQTTLLCLVLCLGQRIQAQEGDSPMPFISAKSSPVIPLDGSVKIQCQAIREAYLTQLMIIKNSTYREIGRKLKFWNETDPEFVIDHMDANKAGRYQCQYRIGHYRFRYSDTLELVVTGLYGKPFLSADRGLVLMPGENISLTCSSAHIPFDRFSLAKEGELSLPQHQSGEHPANFSLGPVDLNVSGIYRCYDSIHQDYTIQNLIRMAVAGLVLVALLAILVENWHSHTALNKEASADVAEPRWSQQMCQPGLTFA; translated from the exons ATGGACCCCAAACAGACCACCCTCCTGTGTCTTG TGCTCTGTCTGGGCCAGAGGATTCAGGCACAGGAAG GGGACTCTCCCATGCCTTTCATATCTGCCAAATCGAGTCCTGTGATTCCCTTGGATGGATCTGTGAAAATCCAGTGCCAGGCCATTCGTGAAGCTTACCTGACCCAGCTGATGATCATAAAAAACTCCACGTACCGAGAGATAGGCAGAAAACTGAAGTTTTGGAATGAGACTGATCCTGAGTTCGTCATTGACCACATGGACGCAAACAAGGCAGGGCGCTATCAGTGCCAATATAGGATAGGGCACTACAGGTTCCGGTACAGTGACACCCTGGAGCTGGTAGTGACAG GCTTGTATGGCAAACCCTTCCTCTCTGCGGATCGGGGTCTGGTATTGATGCCGGGAGAGAATATTTCCCTCACGTGCAGCTCAGCACACATCCCATTCGATAGATTTTCACTGGCCAAGGAGGGAGAACTTTCTCTGCCACAGCACCAAAGTGGGGAACACCCGGCCAACTTCTCTTTGGGTCCTGTGGACCTCAATGTCTCAGGGATCTACAGGTGCTACG ACTCCATCCACCAAGATTACACGATACAGAACTTGATCCGCATGGCCGTGGCAGGACTGGTCCTCGTGGCTCTCTTGGCCATACTGGTTGAAAATTGGCACAGCCATACGGCGCTGAACAAGGAAGCCTCGGCAGATGTGGCTGAACCGAGATGGAGCCAACAGATGTGTCAGCCAGGATTGACCTTTGCATGA
- the FCAR gene encoding immunoglobulin alpha Fc receptor isoform X1: MDPKQTTLLCLVLCLGQRIQAQEGDSPMPFISAKSSPVIPLDGSVKIQCQAIREAYLTQLMIIKNSTYREIGRKLKFWNETDPEFVIDHMDANKAGRYQCQYRIGHYRFRYSDTLELVVTGLYGKPFLSADRGLVLMPGENISLTCSSAHIPFDRFSLAKEGELSLPQHQSGEHPANFSLGPVDLNVSGIYRCYGWYNRSPYLWSFPSNALELVVTDSIHQDYTIQNLIRMAVAGLVLVALLAILVENWHSHTALNKEASADVAEPRWSQQMCQPGLTFA, encoded by the exons ATGGACCCCAAACAGACCACCCTCCTGTGTCTTG TGCTCTGTCTGGGCCAGAGGATTCAGGCACAGGAAG GGGACTCTCCCATGCCTTTCATATCTGCCAAATCGAGTCCTGTGATTCCCTTGGATGGATCTGTGAAAATCCAGTGCCAGGCCATTCGTGAAGCTTACCTGACCCAGCTGATGATCATAAAAAACTCCACGTACCGAGAGATAGGCAGAAAACTGAAGTTTTGGAATGAGACTGATCCTGAGTTCGTCATTGACCACATGGACGCAAACAAGGCAGGGCGCTATCAGTGCCAATATAGGATAGGGCACTACAGGTTCCGGTACAGTGACACCCTGGAGCTGGTAGTGACAG GCTTGTATGGCAAACCCTTCCTCTCTGCGGATCGGGGTCTGGTATTGATGCCGGGAGAGAATATTTCCCTCACGTGCAGCTCAGCACACATCCCATTCGATAGATTTTCACTGGCCAAGGAGGGAGAACTTTCTCTGCCACAGCACCAAAGTGGGGAACACCCGGCCAACTTCTCTTTGGGTCCTGTGGACCTCAATGTCTCAGGGATCTACAGGTGCTACGGTTGGTACAACAGGAGCCCCTACCTGTGGTCCTTCCCCAGTAATGCCCTGGAGCTTGTGGTCACAG ACTCCATCCACCAAGATTACACGATACAGAACTTGATCCGCATGGCCGTGGCAGGACTGGTCCTCGTGGCTCTCTTGGCCATACTGGTTGAAAATTGGCACAGCCATACGGCGCTGAACAAGGAAGCCTCGGCAGATGTGGCTGAACCGAGATGGAGCCAACAGATGTGTCAGCCAGGATTGACCTTTGCATGA